DNA sequence from the Amycolatopsis sp. Hca4 genome:
GCACGGTGGGCGGGTCGGGGTGCAGAGCCGTCCGGGCCGGACGGAGTTCGAAATCACCTTCGCCGAGGCGCCCCCGCCGCAGTGATCACCCGGCCGTGAGCGATGCACAGCTGACACACAGCTTCGGCACAAGTTCACCACATGCGCCGCCGACACGGTGGCCGTCATGACGACCACGCTGCCGGCGCCCGCGCACGCCCAGCCCCAGCCGCCCGCTCCCGCCCGGGAAGCGCGGTGGGTCAAGCCTTCCGTGGCCGCCCTGCTGCTCGGGACCGGTCTGCTCTACCTGTGGGACCTGGCGAAGACCGGCTGGGGCAACGACTTCTACGCGATGGCCGTGCAGGCAGGCACCTGGAGCTGGAAGGCGCTGTTCTTCGGCTCGCTTGACCCCGGCAACGTCGTCACCGTCGACAAACCGCCCTTTTCCCTCTGGCTCATGGGGTTGTCCGGACGGCTCTTCGGCTTATCCAGCTGGAGCCTGCTCGTCCCCGACGCGCTCGCCGGCGTCGCCTCCGTCGGGCTGCTCTACCTCGCCGTGCGGCGGCTTTCCGGGCCCGGCGCCGGGTTGCTGGCCGGGGCCGGGCTCGCGCTGACGCCGGTCGCCGCGCTGATGTTCCGCTACGACAACCCCGACGCCTTCCTCGTCCTCCTGCTCGTCGCCGGTGGCTACTGCGTGGTGCGCGCGCTGGAGCACGCGAGCACGAAGTGGCTGGTGCTCGCCGGGGTCGCGATCGGCTTCGGCTTCCTCGACAAGATGCTGCAGGCCTTCCTCGTGCTGCCCGCCTTCGTGCTCGCCTACGCCGTCGCCGCGCCGACGTCGCTCGGGCGCCGGGTCGCCCAGCTGTGCGCCGCGGCGGGGGCGGTGGTCGTCTCCGCCGGGTGGTGGATCCTCGCCGTCGCGCTGTGGCCGGTCGCGGACCGGCCCTACATCAGCGGCTCGACCGACAACACCGTGCTGGAGCTGGCCTTCGGCTACAACGGTCTCGGCCGGATCTTCGGCGAAGGCCGCGGCGGGGGCGGCGCGCGGACGTTCACCCCGCCCGCCGGCATCGAGCTGCCCGCCGGTGGCCGGGGCGGCTTCGGTGGCTTCGGCGGCCAGGCCGGCCTGACGCGGTTGTTCGGCGGCGAGTTCGGCGGTGAGGCGTCGTGGCTGCTGCCGGCCGCGGTCATCGGGCTGGTGGCCGGCCTGTGGTTCACGCGCCGGGCGCCGCGCACCGACCGCACGCGGGCCGCGCTGCTGCTGTGGGGTGGCTGGCTGGTGGTCTCGGCGCTGGTGTTCAGCTACATGAGCGGCATCATCCACCCGTACTACACGGTCGCGCTGGCCCCCGGGGTCGCCGCGACGCTGGCGATCTCCGCACGCGAGCTCTGGCGCGGCCGGGCGAACTTCGCGGCGCGCGCGGTGCTCGCCGTCATGGTCGCGGTGACGGCGGTCTGGGCCTTCATCCTCCTTTCGCGGACGCCGGACTGGCAGCCGTGGATCCGCTACACGCTCCTGCTGGCCGGCGCCGCCACCGTCGCGGGCCTGCTCTTCGGCGCCGACCGCGTCCGGCGGCTCGGCCCGGTCGTGGCCGTGCTCGGCCTGTGCGCCGCGCTGCTCGGGACGGCGTCCTTCACGGTCGTCACGGCCGCGACCGCGCACTCCGGCGGCACGCCGTCGTCCGGGCCGGCCGCCGCGGGTGGCCGTGGCCCGCGTGGCGGCGGCTTCGGCGAGGGGCGGACCGACCCCGCCGTGATCGACCTGCTGAAGGGGACGACGACGAAGTGGGCCGCCGCGCAGAGCGGCGCGATGCAGTCGGCGGGCCTGGCACTGGCGAGCGGACGGCCGGTGCTGGCGATCGGCGGCTTCAGCGGCAGCGACCCGGCGCCGACGCTGCAGCAGTTCCGGCAGTACGTCGCCGACGGGGACATCCGCTACTACGTCGCCGGTGGCCGCGGCGGGTTCGGCGGCGGCCGCGGGACCGCCGCGGAAATCCAGGCCTGGGTCGAGCAGAACTTCGCGTCCAGCACGGTCGGAGGCACGACGGTTTACGACCTGACTAAATCTGTCGTTTGACAGAAATCAGGCCGACCCGGTCGGATTGTTGCGAGCGTGTTAACAGTCCAGAAAACAATCGGCGAATTCCGGGCGCGTACGGTATCGGCGGATGCGGACAGGTGTTCGAATTCCCGGAGCGTGGCCGGGTCATTCCGGACGCCCGTTCGGAGCCGTCATTTCGCTGTGGGTGATGATCTCGGTACGCCCCGCGATCGTGGTAACGACAGGGGACTTCGGGGCGTGCACTTGCACGCGCGGCGCGCACACGCACGGTGGAATATTGGCCGGTCGGCCGACAGAAAACCCGCTCGAATCACCGTCGAACGCCTCGATCCCGCTGGCTGACACGGGCGGCGGTCACTCGTTCGGAGGCCATAGGCGGACGTTGTGGGGATCTTGTGTCACTCGCTAGGCTCTCCGCCGGGAGAGGGACAGGGGTGGCTGATCCGGTGCTTTGAGTGCTGGGATTTCACTGGTGGTAGGCGCCCCCTGTCCGCGTTCTCTCGCGATGACCCGATCAGGTGCGGCGGAAGTGAGCAGCGATGACCGTGCGCGGTAGCGCAGCTCGAACAGATCGACCTCCCTGTCGTCACCACCCGTAGCCCCGAGCGCCGATCTTCCCCCTTTCGGTACAGCACCACTCCACTTCCCCCGCAACCTGGAGTTCGTTGTGATTTCCCGTCCCCGCCCCCGTCTGCTGACGGTGCTCCTGACCTTGCTGACCCTCGCGGGGGTCACCGCGCTCTCGGGGTGCAGTGACAGCTCCGCGTCCGGCAGCGGGAGCAAGATCACCATCGGCTTCAGTGCCTGGCCGGGCTGGTTCCCCTGGCAGGTGGCGCAGGAACAGGGCCTGTTCGCGAAGAACGGCGTCAACGTCGACCTGAAGTACTTCGACAACTACACCGACAGCATCAACGCGCTCTCCAGCGGGGCCATCGACGCCAACAGCCAGACCCTCAACGACACGCTGTCGTCGGTCTCCGGCGGCGCCAAGCTGTCGATCGTGCTGGTCAACGACAACTCCACCGGCAACGACAAGATCATCGCGCGGGACGGGATCACCAGCATCGCCGACCTCAAGGGCAAGAAGGTCGCGGTCGAGCAGGGCCTGGTCGACCACTACCTGCTGCTGCTGGCGCTGCAGTCGGCGAAGCTGACCGAAAAGGACATCCAGCTCGTCAACCTCCCGACCGACGCCGCGGCCGCCGCGTTCAAGAGCGGCCAGGTCGACGCGGTCGCCGCGTTCGCGCCGTTCACCTCGACCGCCCTCGAGCGCCCTGGCAGCCGCGCGATCTCTTCGTCGGCGGAGTTCCCCGGCGCGATCCCGGACCACCTCGTCACGTCGCAGAAGCTGGTCAAGGACCACCCGAAGGACGTGCAGGCGCTGGTCAACACCTGGTTCGAGACGCTGACCTGGATCAAGAACAACAAGGACGCGGCCGTCAAGATCATGGCCAAGCGCGGCGGTGTGTCCGAAGCGGACTACAAGACCTACGACGCCGGCACCACCATCTTCACGCGGCAGCAGAACATCGACGCGTTCACGCCGGGCGTCACCGCGCAGCACCTCGACTTCCAGGCGAACAAGATCATCGACTTCATCGTCGCCACCGGGCTCGCCCAGCAGCGGCCGTCGCTCGACGGGTTGTTCGAAGACCAGTTCGTGAAGGCCTCGCCCCAGTGACCGGTCCGACCCAGCGCACCACCCCGGCGAGCACAGCCGAGGCGCAGGCCGCCGAGGCGCAGGAAGCGGAACAGCGGCTCGCCGAACGGCAGGAGGCGGGCCGGGCGGCGCGCGGCGGGCGGCCGGACTGGTCGCCGCTGCCCCGCCGGGCCGGCCTGAAGCCGTCGGCTTCGCCGCTGTTCTCCTTGCGCACGCCCATTTCCGCGACGGCGCGCTGGACGCTGGCGGTGCTGTCGTTCGCGATCCCGCTGCTGGCGTGGATCGCGCTGAGCGTCAGCGGGTCCGTCGACTCGACGTTCCTGCCGTCCCCGGTCGCCGTGCTCAAGGCCGGCGCCGACATGGCGGGCACCGGTGAGCTCTTCGACGACCTCGGGACCACCACCCTGCGGGTGCTCGAAGGCTTCGGGCTCGCCGTGGTCGTCTCGGTGCCGCTCGGGATCCTGATGGGCACCTTCACCGCCGGGCAGGCGTTCTTCGAGCCGCTGATCGGGCTGCTGCGCTACCTGCCGGCGAGCGCGTTCATCCCGCTGCTGATCATCTGGCTCGGCCTCGGCGAGCCGTCGAAGATCGCCATCCTCTTCATCGGCACGGTGTTCTTCAACACGCTGATGACCGCCGACGTCGTCCGCGGCGTCCCGGACTCGCTCATCGACGTCTCCTACACCCTCGGCGCGCGCCGGGGCGAGGTGCTGCGCAAGATCGTCGTGCCGCACTCGCTGCCGGGCATGATCGACGCGATCCGGGTCAACGCCGCGGCGGCGTGGAACTTCGTGGTCGTCGCCGAGCTGATCAACTCCCAGGCCGGCCTCGGGTACCGGATCGTGCGCGCGCAGCGGTTCCTGCAGACCGACAAGATCTTCGCGGTGCTCGTGGTCATCGGGATCGCCGGGCTCCTCATCGACGTCCTGCTGCGCCTGCTGCGCACGCGGGTCGGGAAGTGGGCGGCATGACGCTGGAACTGCGGAACGTCGCCAAGGACTACACCGTCCGCGGCCGGGTCACCCGCGCCCTCGACGGCGTCGACCTCGAAGTCCGGCGCGGCGAGTTCGTCTGCGTCGTCGGCGCGAGCGGCTCCGGCAAGTCGACGCTGCTGTCGCTGGTGGCCGGGCTCAGCCGGCCGACCGAGGGCGAGATCGTGCTCGACGGCGTGCCGGTGACCGGGCCGGGGCCGGACCGCGGGCTGGTCTTCCAGGCCGGCGCGCTCTACCCGTGGCGCAACGTGGAGAAGAACGTCGCGTTCGGACTCGAACTGCTCTCGCTCGACCCGGCCGAGCGCGCCGAGCGGGTGGACTGGTACCTCGCCGAAACCGGGCTCGACGCCGTGCGCAAGTCGCTGCCGAGGCAGCTCTCCGGCGGCCAGAAGCAACGCGTCGCGATCGCGCGCGCCCTGGCCTGCGAACCGGAAGTCCTGCTGCTGGACGAACCCTTCGGGGCGCTGGACGTCCAGACCAAAGAGGACATGCAGGTGCTCATCCGCCAGGTGTGGGCCGACACCGGCACCACGGTGCTGATGGTGACCCACGACGTCGAGGAAGCGGTGTTCCTCGGCGGCCGGGTGGTGGTGCTCGCCTCCGACCCGGGCCGGATCGCCGCGGACGTCGAGGTGGCGCTGCCCGCCGAACGCGACCTGGCGGTGAAGCGCGAGCCGCAGTTCCTCGAGCTGCGCGCCCGGATCGAGGACCTGGTCCGGGAGCAGCACCGGGGCCACGTGAGCCGGGTGGCCGCGGTCGAGTGAGAACGGAAGACGGGAAGGTGGCGGGATGAGACACGGCAGGCCGACCGCGAAACGGGCCGGCGGCGGAGGTTTTCTCGCCCGGCTCGGTATTCGCGGCAAGCTGAACCTGCTGCTCCTGCCCCCGCTGATCGCGGTGGTACTGGTGTCGGTGCCGTTCGTGCTGACCCAGGCGAACAGCGCCGGGGCGGCGGCGCAGTCGGCCGCCGTGGCGCGGCACGCGCAGCAGCTCGGCGGCCTGATGTGGCAGCTGCAGCGCGAGCGGCTGCTGACCGGTGCGTACGTGGCGACACCGTCGGCGAGCCCCGACCAGGTGCTCCAGCAGCAGAAGGTGGTCGACGCGACGGTCGCCGAGGTCCGCGGCGCACTGGGCGACGACGCGCCCGACGAGCTCTCCGCGGCGCTGACCCGGATCGGCTCGCTCGCCGAGCTGCGGCAGAACGCCATCCGCCGCGGTGTCGCGCTCGACAGCGTCGCCCGCACCTACAACGCCGTGGTCGACGCGGTGATCGACTCCCTGCGCCTGGTCCCGCAGCTGACCGATGACGCCGAGGGCGCGCGCGAGCTGACCGCGCTGGACGCGCTGCTGCGCGCGAACGAGGAGAACTCGCTGCGCGCGATGGCCCTCATCGTGACGGCGGTGTCGCCGGAGGCCGGCCGGTCCATCCTGGACGACGCGACCCAGCAGGCGCCGATCTTCGTCGACCGGTTCGTCAAGCAGGGCGACGACGGTGACGACGCCCAGCGGTCCGCCCAGGTCGTGCAGATCGAGCAGAGCGACGCCGGGCGGCGCGTCGACGAACTCGCCGCCGAGGTCGACAAGCCCCGTGACGCGGCCGGCACCACGCAGTACGTGGCGGACGTGCTCTCCGCCGCGGACGCCCACGCGGGCCAGCGGAAGCTCGTGCAGGAGCGGGCGATCAGCGAGATCTCCGACTCCGCGACCGGGCGTGCCGACAGCGCGACCCAGCTGGCCTGGACGGTCGGTCTCGGCGCCGGCGCGCTGTTCCTGCTGGTCGCCTTCCTCGCGGTCGCGGTGTCCCGCTCGATCGCCGGCCCGCTGCGCCAGCTGACCACCGCGGCGACCTCGGTCGCCGACCTCGCCGGCACCGAGCTCGTCCGCGTGACCGACACGGAAGAGGCCGAGGAGCAGGTCCCGCGCCTGGCCACCATCGACGTCGTCTCCGAAGACGAGCTCGGCAAGCTGGCCGCCGCGTTCAACCGGGTCCAGACCACCGCGGCCGAGCTGGTCGAACGCCAGGCGCTCACCCGGCGCAACACCAGCCTGATGTTCGCAAACGTCGCGAAGCGCACGCAGAACCTCGTCGGCCGCCAGCTGGCCCTGATCGACGAGGTCGAGCGCAACGAGCAGGACACCCGGCTGCTGGCCAGCCTGTACCGGCTCGACCACCTCTCCACCCGCCTGCGCCGCAACGCCGACAACCTGCTCGTGGTGTCCGGCACCCGCGACGAAACCCGGATCGCCGGCCCGATCGAGCTGTCGACGGCCCTGCGCTCGGCGCTCGCCGAGATCGAGGACTACCAGCGCGTCAAGCTCGGTGTCGTCGCGGAGATCCTGCTGTCGTCGGCCCTCGGCGCCGACCTGGTGCTCGTCTTCGCCGAGCTGCTGGAGAACGCGACGTCGTTCTCCCCGCCGGGCTCGATGGTCGAGGTGGACACCATGTTCCTCGCGGACGGCGCCTGCCTGGTGAGCATCGTCGACCACGGCATCGGCATGACCGCGGAGAAACTGGCCGAGGAGAACCAGCGGCTCGTCGAGCGCGAACGCCTGGAGCTCGCGCCGACCAGTGTGCTCGGCCTGTTCGTGGTCGGCCGGCTGGCGCGGCGCCACGAGCTGGGTGTCGAGCTGCTCGCGACGCCGACCACCGGCGGTGTGACCGCGCGGCTGACCATCCCGCCGTCGCTGTTCAGCCACCGCACCGAGCTGCGGCCGAAGAACGAGCCGGCGCCGGTGATCCCGGCGCAGGCGGTGTCGTCGCCGCTGCCGGCGGGGCGGCACGCCGCGCCGGCTCCCACGTTCACCTCGGACGAAAGCTTCCGGCCGCCGGTGCCCGAACCGGCCCGCGACCGGCCCGTCGAACTGCCGGCGCCGGCGATCCCGGCGCTGCTCGGCCCCGGCAACGGCTTCCGCTGGTTCCGCGAACTGGAACCGGTGTGGCCGGACGCCGAACCCGACGACCGGGCCGCCGAAGCCCCCGAGCCTGCGGTGGTGGCCGCGGCGGCGACGGAGGCGACTGAGGCGTTTTCGGAGAGCCGGGGCGGGCTGCGCCGCCGGGTCCGCGGCGCCCAGCTGCCCAGCCCGGGCACGTCCGCTCCGGTGTCCGACGACAGCAAGCCGCGGCACGACCCGGAAGCGACCAAAGCCGCGATGGACGGCTTCGCGAGCGCCTTCGCCAAGGCCGCCGAGGTCAGCACGCCGCCGACCGGCACCTTCGCGAAGGCGGCCGAGGTCAGCGCGCTGACGGCCGACCCGGCGCCCGCGTCGCCCACCGTCGTGACCGCACCCGTGTCACCTCTCCCGGTCCGCGTCCCCGTGGACGCTTCGCCGGTGGCCACGGCCCCGATCACGGCCGCCGCGCAGTCGCGCGACGGCCTGGTCCGCCGCGTCCCCGGTGCCCAGCTCGCCCCGGGCCTGCGCAAGCAGTCCGCGGGGCGGCCGCTCGCCCGCGCCGTCGTCAACCGCACCAAGCGGGACCCGGCGGCCGAACGAGCGGCGTTCGACGCGTTCTCCGCCGGTCTCGCGAAGGCGGAGGACATTACGGCAGACAGCCCGCCCCAAGGCGTGGTCGCCGGTCGTGTGATGGAACGAGGAGAAGAGAGCAGGAAATGAGCATCCCCGCACCTGGTGTCAGTGTCGAAGCCCAGAACTTCAACTGGCTGGTGAGCCGCTTCGCGCAGCACACCGCGGGCGCGATCGCCGCCATCGCGGTCTCGGCCGACGGCCTGCTGATCGCGATGTCGTCGGAGCTCGAGCGCTCCAACGCCGATCGCCTCGCCGCCATCTCCTCCGCCATGCTCGGCCTCGCACACGGCGTCTCGGAAAGCCACCCGCTCGGCTCCCCGGACAAGGTGATCATCGAACTCGAGCACGGCTACCTGCTCGTCTGCACGATCAGCATCGGCTGCTCGCTGGGCGTGCTGGCCAACAAGCAGGCCAGCCTCGGCACGATCGCCTACGAGATGGCGATGTTCGCCAACCGCGCCACCGAGGTCCTCACGCCCGGGCTCATCGAGGAGCTGAAGAACACCGTCGGAAGTTAGGGGGAGCGATGACCGAGGAGCCTTCGCTGCTGCGGCCGTACCTGATGACCTCGGGGCGGGCCCAGCCGGTCGACCAGAGCCTCGAGATCGAGGCCCAGGTCATGACGTCCCGCCTCGGTGCGGCGTCGCACCCGAAGCTCACGTTCGAACGCCAGGAAATCGTTTCCCTTTGCCGGAACACGATGTCGGTCGCCGAGGTGGCCGCCATGCTCGGCCTGCACATCGGTGTGGCCAGGGTGCTGGTGGCCGACCTCGCCGAACTGGGCTACGTCGTCGTCCGTCGGCCGGGCAACCACAACTCGCACGACCTCGGCATGATCGAAAGGGTCATTCGTGGACTCGAAGCCATTCACTGAACCGGGCGCCCGGCCGCCGGCCCCGGTCAAGATCGTCATCGCGGGCGGCTTCGGCGTCGGCAAGACGACGGCGGTGTCGTCGATCTCGGAGATCAAGCCGCTCACGACCGAGGCGGCGATCACCTCGGTGTCCGCGGACAACACCGGCCACGTCCCTTCCAAGACCACGACGACGGTCGCGCTGGACTTCGGCTGCATCACGATCGACGAAGAGGTCAAGCTGTACCTGTTCGGCACGCCGGGCCAGGACCGCTTCGGCTTCATGTGGCAGGACCTGGTCCACGGCGCACTGGGCGCACTGGTGATCGTGGACACCCGCCGCATGGACGACTGCTACCCGGCGGTCGACTACTTCGAGAACGCGGGCCTCCCGTTCGTGGTGGCGGTGAACATGTTCGACGGCTCGCTCGGCCACAACCTGGAGGACGTCCGGTGGGCGCTCGCGGTGAGCGACGACGTCCCGCTGATCACGTTCGACGCCCGGCAGAAGCTGTCGGTCCGGGACGCGCTGCTGGCGGTGCTGCACAACACGTTCAAGCGGGCGCGGGCCCAGGCTGGTGCGGGAGCCTGAGCAGCTTTCGGCAGGGTCTCCGGCGGCACCGGCGACCCTCCCACTACACTGATCCTCGGACCCCGCGCGGCGTCCACCCTGTGAACCTCCCCAGGGCCGGAAGGCAGCAAGGATAAGCAGGCTCTGGCGGGTGCGCGGGGTCCCCTTTTGTCTTCAGAACAGGCCCAGCACGTCGTCCGGGGGTTTCGGGGGCGGTGGGGCGTCCGCGTCCGTGATCGGGGCCGCCTTCCCGGCCAGCTTCCGCAGCTCCGCGCCGTGCACGCAGCGGGCCGGGAACGCCGCCGAGGCCGTTCGCTGGGCGATCTCCGCCGCCGGGAGGTTGCTCGCCGAGGCCGCCAGCACCAGGTTGCCGAAGCGGCGGCCGCGCAGCACTCCCGGGTCCGCCAGGAGCAGGACGTACGGGAACACCTCGAGCAGCGTGGCCAGGAAGCGGCGGGCGAACGGCAAGCCCGAGCCGTCCGTGATGTTCGCCAGGTAGACGCCCGGTCCGCGCAGGATGCCCGCGATCGCCCTCGTCGCCTCCAGGGTCGCCAGGCCGCCGGCCAGCGTCGCCCGCTGGAACGCGTCGACCACCACCAGGTCCGCCGAATCCTCGCGGCGCGTCGCCAGGCCTTCGCGGCCGTCCGTCACCCGGACGCGCACGCCCGGCACCCGCAGCCCCAGCTGTGCGCGGACCAGCTCGACCAGCTCGCCGTCGGCGTCGAACACCAGCTGCCGCGACCCCGGCCGGGACGCGGCGACGTACCGCGGCAGCGTGCAGGCCGCGCCGCCGACGTGCACCGCGTCCACGGGACCGGGCGGCAGCCGGTCCAGCACGTCCGCGAACCGGCGGACGTAGTCGAACTCCAGGTGGGCGGGGTCGTCGAGGTCGACGTACGACTGGGCGACGCCGTCCACCGACACCAGCCAGGCGTTGCCGCGGTCGGCGTCGCGGATCAGCTCCGCCGTGCCGAACCGCACCGGGTAGCGCCCGGGCACCGGCTCGGGCTTTCGCGTGCGGCTCACGGGATCCGAGGTTATCGGAAACATTCCGACCACCCCGGCGATAAGCAACCGGACGATCATCGATCGAGGGGGTTTCTCTTGCGGGCAAACGCAGTAATCGTTGCCGCCGCACTCGCGGCCGGGGCGTTCGCGACGCCGGCGGCCGCGGACGTGCTGCCCGATCGGGCGCAGGCCGTCTCATTCCTGGAGACCGGCGGTTCGGGTGTGGCGCGGGCCGCCGAAGCGGCGTTGCTCGGCTCGCCCGCCGACCTGCAGGCCTTCCTGGCCACCGGCCGCCGTCAGGCGCAGAACGACGACGAGCGGGTCCTCGTCACCCAGGCCATGACCAACGGCGGCCCGGTCACCAAGCGCACCGCCCAGCAGGCGCTCAGCGGCACCCAGGACGACGTCCGCGAGTACCTGGCGCACGGCCTGCCGCAGGCCCGGATCGCGGACGACCGGATCGCCGTCGGCCAGGCCATGAGCACCGGCGGGCCGACCGTCAACGCCCGGGCCCAGAAGGCGCTCGACGGCACCCCCGCCGACGTGCGGGCCTTCCTGGAGACCGGCCTGCAGCGGGCGAAGGACGTCGACGACCGGATCACGGTCAACCAGGCCATGGCCGACGGCGGCCCGGAGGTCAAGGCCGCCGCGCAGGCAGCGCTCGACGGCACGCCGGAGGACGTCCGGTACTTCTTGTCGCTGTGGTGGCAGGTCGCCACGAACTACGACGGCGAAGCCACCGCGGTCCGGCAGCGGCTCGACGAGGCCAAGGCGGCCAAGGCCGCCCACCGCACCCTGGAGGTGAAGGTCGCCGCGGGAACGGCCCGCCGGATCGCCGCCGACGCGCGGAAGGCGAACGCCGACCGGCTCGCCGCCCAGCAGGCCGAGAACCAGCGGAACGGCCAGGCCGCCGCGAGCGCCGAGGCGGCCGCGCAGCAGCAGGCGCGGGAGGCCGCGGCGCGCGCCGCGCAGGCCAAGACCGACAACGACAAGCTGCTGGCCGACGCGGCCGACCCGGCGCTGACCGTGCCGAACGGCCGCAAGGCGGCGGTCTACCTGCTGCGCAACGGCGGCGCCGCCGTCAAGAACGCCGCCCGTGCGGCGCTGAGCGGCTCGGACGACGACGTCGTCACGTTCGTGCGCAGCGGCCTCGCCGTCGCGCAGGAGTCCGACGACCGCGCCGCCGTCTCGGCGATCGCGGCGGACCCGAACGCCCGCCCTGGCCTGCGCCAGGCGGCTCGTGACGCGCTCGCCGGCCCGTACGCCGGTGTCGCCGCGCTGCTGCGCACAGGTGACTACCCGGGCCGGGACACCGACGACCGCATCGAGGTCAACCAGCTCCTGGCGGTGGGCGGCCCGTCGACGAAGTCGGCGGCGCAGAAGGCGCTGGACGGCACCGTCGCGGACATCCGCGAGTTCCTGGCCCACGGCCGGTACGTCGCGCACCTGATCGACCTGGACGTCTACGCCACCCGGACCCTGGGCGAGGGGCCGGAGGTCGTCGCGGTCGCGCAGGGCGTGCTCGACGGACCGGACTCGGGCCTGCAGCACTACCTGGACGTCGAGCTGCCCGAGGCGCGGGCGCGTGACGCGTTCACGGCGGCGCACGTCACCAAGGTGAACGCGATGGTCGCCGAAGCGACGGCGCTGGTCTCCTGACCGCACGGCGAAGGTTGTCGGTGGTGCCCGGTACCCTCGCGAGGTGGCTCTCGCGCTGTACCGCAAGTACCGTCCGGCAACCTTCGCCGAGGTCGTCGGGCAGGAGCATGTGACCGAACCCCTCCGCACGGCGCTGTCCGCCGGGCGGATCAACCACGCCTACCTGTTCTCGGGTCCGCGCGGCTGCGGCAAGACGTCCAGCGCGCGCATCATGGCGCGCTCGCTGAACTGCGCCAAGGGCCCGACGCCGGACCCGTGCGGCGAGTGCAACTCGTGCAAGGCGCTCGCGCCGGAAGGCCCCGGCAGCGTCGACGTCACCGAGCTGGACGCGGCGAGCCACGGTGGTGTCGACGACGCCCGCGAGCTGCGGGACAAGGCGTTCTACGCGCCGGCCGAGTCGCGCTACCG
Encoded proteins:
- a CDS encoding ATP/GTP-binding protein yields the protein MDSKPFTEPGARPPAPVKIVIAGGFGVGKTTAVSSISEIKPLTTEAAITSVSADNTGHVPSKTTTTVALDFGCITIDEEVKLYLFGTPGQDRFGFMWQDLVHGALGALVIVDTRRMDDCYPAVDYFENAGLPFVVAVNMFDGSLGHNLEDVRWALAVSDDVPLITFDARQKLSVRDALLAVLHNTFKRARAQAGAGA
- a CDS encoding spermidine synthase — protein: MFPITSDPVSRTRKPEPVPGRYPVRFGTAELIRDADRGNAWLVSVDGVAQSYVDLDDPAHLEFDYVRRFADVLDRLPPGPVDAVHVGGAACTLPRYVAASRPGSRQLVFDADGELVELVRAQLGLRVPGVRVRVTDGREGLATRREDSADLVVVDAFQRATLAGGLATLEATRAIAGILRGPGVYLANITDGSGLPFARRFLATLLEVFPYVLLLADPGVLRGRRFGNLVLAASASNLPAAEIAQRTASAAFPARCVHGAELRKLAGKAAPITDADAPPPPKPPDDVLGLF
- a CDS encoding ALF repeat-containing protein, producing MRANAVIVAAALAAGAFATPAAADVLPDRAQAVSFLETGGSGVARAAEAALLGSPADLQAFLATGRRQAQNDDERVLVTQAMTNGGPVTKRTAQQALSGTQDDVREYLAHGLPQARIADDRIAVGQAMSTGGPTVNARAQKALDGTPADVRAFLETGLQRAKDVDDRITVNQAMADGGPEVKAAAQAALDGTPEDVRYFLSLWWQVATNYDGEATAVRQRLDEAKAAKAAHRTLEVKVAAGTARRIAADARKANADRLAAQQAENQRNGQAAASAEAAAQQQAREAAARAAQAKTDNDKLLADAADPALTVPNGRKAAVYLLRNGGAAVKNAARAALSGSDDDVVTFVRSGLAVAQESDDRAAVSAIAADPNARPGLRQAARDALAGPYAGVAALLRTGDYPGRDTDDRIEVNQLLAVGGPSTKSAAQKALDGTVADIREFLAHGRYVAHLIDLDVYATRTLGEGPEVVAVAQGVLDGPDSGLQHYLDVELPEARARDAFTAAHVTKVNAMVAEATALVS